A single genomic interval of Cucumis sativus cultivar 9930 chromosome 7, Cucumber_9930_V3, whole genome shotgun sequence harbors:
- the LOC101218180 gene encoding putative 12-oxophytodienoate reductase 11 isoform X2, which yields MANQITTAPDLFTPYKMGNFNPSHRIVLAPLTRQRSYNNIPQQHAILYYSQRTTKGGFLIAEANGVSETAQGYPDTPGIWTREQVEAWKPIVDAVHCKGGTFFCQIWHAGRVSNSGFQPNGQAPISSSDKPLASQVQADGTDVAQFTSPRRLRTDEIPQIVDHFRLAARNAIEAGFDGVEIHGAHGYLIDQFLKDQVNDRTDQYGGSIKNRCRFALEVVEAAVNEIGGDRVGIRLSPFANYMEAGDSNPKALGMYMAENLNKYGILYCHMVEPRMETASEKVETPHSLLPMRKAFKGTFIAAGGYDKEDGNRAIAEDRADLIAYGRLFLANPDMPRRFKIDAPLNQYIRDTFYTSDPTIGYTDYPFLEE from the exons ATGGCTAATCAAATCACCACCGCTCCTGATCTCTTCACTCCTTACAAGATGGGCAACTTTAATCCTTCTCACAGAATCGTATTGGCTCCATTGACAAGACAAAGATCCTACAACAATATTCCCCAACAACATGCCATCTTGTATTATTCTCAGAGAACCACCAAAGGGGGTTTCTTAATAGCTGAGGCCAACGGTGTTTCTGAAACTGCCCAAGG CTATCCTGATACACCTGGGATATGGACAAGAGAACAAGTTGAAGCATGGAAACCAATCGTGGATGCTGTTCATTGCAAAGGTGGAACATTCTTTTGTCAGATATGGCATGCAGGCAGAGTTTCAAATTCAG GTTTTCAACCAAATGGACAGGCTCCAATCTCGTCATCAGACAAGCCGCTGGCATCGCAAGTTCAGGCTGATGGAACTGATGTTGCCCAATTTACCTCTCCGAGACGTCTAAGGACAGATGAAATCCCTCAAATTGTCGACCATTTTAGGCTTGCTGCTAGGAATGCCATTGAAGCTG GTTTTGATGGAGTTGAAATCCATGGAGCTCATGGTTACCTTATTGATCAGTTCTTGAAAGATCAAGTGAACGACCGAACAGACCAATACGGAGGATCTATCAAAAACCGTTGTAGATTTGCTCTAGAAGTAGTTGAAGCAGCTGTAAATGAGATAGGTGGAGACAGAGTTGGGATAAGACTATCGCCGTTTGCCAATTACATGGAGGCGGGAGACTCAAATCCTAAAGCTTTGGGGATGTACATGGCagaaaatttgaacaaatatGGAATTTTGTACTGCCACATGGTGGAGCCACGGATGGAAACTGCTTCAGAGAAAGTTGAGACTCCTCACAGCCTGTTACCAATGAGAAAGGCATTCAAGGGTACATTCATAGCTGCTGGAGGGTATGATAAGGAAGATGGAAACAGAGCCATTGCTGAGGATCGAGCGGATCTCATTGCTTATGGACGTTTGTTTTTGGCAAATCCAGACATGCCAAGGAGATTCAAGATAGATGCTCCTCTCAACCAGTACATTAGAGATACTTTTTATACATCAGATCCTACGATTGGTTACACTGATTATCCCTTTTTGGAAGAGTAG
- the LOC101221123 gene encoding uncharacterized protein LOC101221123 has protein sequence MGFGGLLGFQYGIVQAPLGPDISGPELVAAVANAGGLGLLRAPDWESPDYVRELIRKTRALTDKPFGIGVILAFPHEQNLKAILDEKVAVVQVYWGECSKDLVDQVHSAGVKIIPQVGSVEEASKAVDVGVDAIIVQGREAGGHVIGQEGLISILPRVVEIVGDKDIPVIAAGSISDSRGYVAALALGARGVCLGTRFVATEESNAHPTYKRKLVELEATDYTNIFGRARWPGAPQRVLQTPFYDDWKSLPANENESNQPVIGRSTINGLDIDIRRFAGTVPNATTKGDIESMAMYAGQGVGLIKEILPAGEVVRRLVEGAQHLIRTHLSSFVHKD, from the exons ATGGGTTTTGGGGGCTTACTTGGTTTTCAATATGGCATAGTTCAGGCTCCGCTTGGACCTGATATCTCCGGTCCCGAGCTCGTTGCTGCCGTTGCCAATGCCGGTGGACTTGGTCTTCTCCGAGCCCCCGATTGG GAGTCACCTGATTATGTACGAGAATTGATAAGGAAAACCCGAGCTTTAACGGATAAACCATTTGGAATAGGTGTCATTTTAGCATTTCCTCACGAGCAAAATCTAAAGGCCATACTAGACGAGAAAGTAGCTGTTGTGCAAGTTTACTGGGGAGAATGTTCGAAGGATCTTGTGGATCAAGTTCATTCTGCTGGGGTGAAAATTATTCCACAA GTTGGGAGTGTTGAAGAAGCAAGTAAAGCAGTTGATGTTGGCGTTGATGCAATCATTGTGCAAGGTCGGGAAGCAGGAGGGCATGTTATTGGTCAA GAAGGTTTGATTTCCATCTTACCAAGAGTAGTTGAAATTGTTGGGGATAAAGATATACCTGTAATTGCGGCTGGCAGTATTTCAGATTCCCGAGGTTATGTTGCTGCCCTGGCCCTTGGCGCTCGTGGTGTCTGCCTTGGAACTAG ATTTGTTGCTACTGAAGAAAGCAATGCTCACCCTACATACAAGAGGAAGTTGGTGGAACTGGAAGCAACCgattatacaaacattttcGGCCGTGCAAGATGGCCTGGTGCCCCACAGCGTGTTCTACAGACTCCCTTTTACGATGATTGGAAGTCACTTCCTGccaatgaaaatgaaagcaaCCAGCCTGTCATCGGGCGCTCAACAATTAACGGCTTG GACATAGATATACGGCGCTTTGCGGGTACTGTGCCAAATGCAACGACAAAAGGTGACATTGAGAGCATGGCAATGTATGCAGGGCAAGGAGTAGGACTGATCAAGGAGATTCTACCAGCGGGAGAAGTGGTAAGGAGGCTGGTGGAAGGTGCTCAACATTTGATCCGAACACATCTTAGTAGTTTTGTTCATAAAGATTGA
- the LOC101221603 gene encoding phospho-2-dehydro-3-deoxyheptonate aldolase 2, chloroplastic codes for MALPTTTPLPKSLPHPLFPITSKTPHHRRLSPSARFSKPISAIHAADPSRSSKSSIQVPMKWTLDSWKSKRALQLPEYPDQAALESVLRTLESFPPIVFAGEARSLEDRLAQAAVGKAFLLQGGDCAESFKEFNANNIRDTFRVLLQMSVVLMFGGQMPVIKVGRMAGQFAKPRSDPYEEKDGVKLPSYRGDNINGDSFDKQSRIPDPDRMNRAYCQSVATLNLLRAFATGGYAAMQRVTQWNLDFTEHSEQGDRYRELAHRVDEALGFMAASGLTVDHPIMTSTEFWTSHECLLLPYEQALTREDSTSGLYYDCSAHMLWVGERTRQLDGAHVEFLRGVANPLGIKASDKMDPKELVKLIEILNPTNKPGRIVVIVRMGAENMRVKLPHLIREVRRAGQIVTWVSDPMHGNTIKAPCGLKTRSFDAIRAEVRAFFDVHDQEGSYPGGVHLEMTGQNVTECVGGSRTITYNDLSSRYHTHCDPRLNASQSLELAFIIAERLRRRRLVAGQTLGSV; via the exons TCTCTCCCCCATCCCCTTTTTCCGATCACCTCCAAAACCCCCCACCACCGCCGTCTTTCCCCATCCGCCCGATTTTCGAAACCCATATCCGCCATTCATGCTGCCGACCCATCAAGGTCGTCCAAATCATCTATCCAGGTCCCGATGAAATGGACCCTCGATAGCTGGAAGTCAAAGAGGGCTCTGCAACTCCCCGAATATCCCGATCAGGCGGCGCTTGAATCTGTCCTTAGGACCCTTGAATCTTTTCCGCCGATCGTCTTTGCCGGAGAAGCTAGGTCCTTGGAGGACCGGCTGGCGCAGGCGGCTGTGGGGAAGGCTTTTCTTCTCCAAGGCGGGGATTGTGCTGAGAGCTTTAAGGAGTTTAATGCCAATAACATTCGTGATACTTTCCGTGTTTTGCTGCAGATGAGTGTTGTTCTTATGTTTGGTGGTCAAATGCCGGTTATTAAG GTAGGAAGAATGGCAGGTCAGTTTGCAAAGCCAAGATCAGACCCCTACGAGGAGAAGGATGGAGTGAAACTCCCAAGCTACAGAGGAGACAATATAAATGGTGATTCGTTTGATAAGCAATCTAGGATTCCAGACCCAGATCGAATGAATAGAGCCTACTGCCAGTCAGTGGCAACATTGAACCTCTTGAGGGCCTTTGCCACAGGAGGTTATGCTGCAATGCAGAGAGTTACGCAATGGAATCTTGATTTCACCGAGCATAGTGAGCAGGGTGATAG ATACCGAGAACTAGCCCATAGAGTTGATGAGGCCCTTGGATTCATGGCTGCTTCTGGACTCACTGTGGATCACCCTATCATGACCTCGACTGAGTTCTGGACATCTCATGAGTGTTTGCTCCTTCCTTACGAGCAAGCACTTACTAGGGAGGATTCCACTTCTGGGCTTTACTATGACTGCTCGGCTCACATGCTTTGGGTGGGAGAACGAACTAGACAACTTGATGGTGCACATGTTGAGTTTTTGAGAGGTGTTGCCAATCCTCTTGGCATTAAG GCAAGTGATAAGATGGATCCAAAGGAATTGGTCAAGCTTATTGAAATTCTAAATCCCACGAACAAGCCTGGAAGAATTGTAGTGATAGTAAGAATGGGAGCCGAAAACATGAGAGTGAAACTTCCACATTTAATCAGGGAAGTACGGCGTGCTGGTCAAATCGTCACTTGGGTCAGTGATCCCATGCACGGGAATACAATCAAAGCCCCCTGTGGACTAAAAACACGTTCATTCGATGCTATTAGG GCTGAGGTGAGAGCATTTTTCGATGTACACGATCAAGAGGGAAGCTACCCTGGAGGAGTTCATTTGGAGATGACAGGGCAGAATGTAACCGAATGCGTTGGAGGCTCTCGAACTATAACTTATAATGATCTGAGCTCACGGTACCATACTCACTGCGACCCCAGACTCAATGCTTCTCAGTCTCTAGAGCTCGCCTTCATCATTGCCGAGCGGTTGAGACGAAGAAGACTCGTAGCAGGACAGACTTTGGGATCGGTCTGA
- the LOC101221362 gene encoding DNA repair protein XRCC4 encodes MDAIRHTCLKLEVPTNAQPNERSSIFVKGTWNHLRFDLSITDGFHAWTCHATEDEVRLRAAQWDQEPSDYVALAERYLGFQQPGSIYDFADAGNGYKRLSWTFDKEGMKLEWRWKCQPASDNKTTTAGILNFLMDANIRLSEEVVRKNQSVERLKAESEKCLAQSEKICDEKVEFETAIYAKFLNVLNAKKAKLREYRDQLSRQTITGSKLKQEEYSSDKTESFDDESDAEKN; translated from the exons ATGGACGCAATCAGGCACACATGCCTGAAGCTTGAAGTTCCAACCAACGCCCAGCCGAACGAAAGAAGCTCCATCTTCGTCAAAGGCACTTGGAATCATCTCCGCTTCGATCTCTCCATCACCGACGGCTTCCACGCTTGGACGTGCCATG CGACGGAGGACGAGGTTCGGTTGCGCGCTGCACAATGGGACCAAGAACCCTCGGACTATGTGGCATTGGCAGAGCGCTATTTAGGGTTTCAACAGCCTGGTTCGATCTATGACTTTGCCGATGCTGGAAATGGGTACAAGAGG CTTTCTTGGACATTTGACAAAGAAGGGATGAAGTTAGAATGGCGATGGAAGTGTCAACCAGCGTCTGATAATAAGACCACTACAGCAGGAATATTGAACTTTCTTATGGATGCAAACATAAGGCTGAGC GAAGAGGTTGTGAGAAAAAATCAATCAGTTGAGAGGCTGAAGGCGGAATCTGAGAAGTGTTTAGCTCAGAGTGAGAAGATTTGTGATGAAAAGGTGGAGTTTGAAACTGCAATATATGCAAAG TTTCTGAATGTCTTGAACGCAAAGAAGGCAAAGCTTAGAGAGTACAGAGATCAGCTTTCAAGACAAACCATTACTGGTAGCAAACTGAAACAAGAAGAGTACTCCTCTGATAAAACCGAATCTTTCGACGATGAAAGCGATGCAGAAAAGAACTGA
- the LOC101218180 gene encoding putative 12-oxophytodienoate reductase 11 isoform X1 has translation MANQIPTAPDLFTPYKMGNFNLSHRIVLAPLTRQRSYNNVPQQYAILYYSQRTTKGGLLIAEATGVSDTAQGYPDTPGIWTREQVEAWKPIVDAVHCKGGTFFCQIWHAGRVSNSGFQPNGQAPISSSDKPLASQVQADGTDVAQFTSPRRLRTDEIPQIVDHFRLAARNAIEAGFDGVEIHGAHGYLIDQFLKDQVNDRTDQYGGSIKNRCRFALEVVEAAVNEIGGDRVGIRLSPFANYMEAGDSNPKALGMYMAENLNKYGILYCHMVEPRMETASEKVETPHSLLPMRKAFKGTFIAAGGYDKEDGNRAIAEDRADLIAYGRLFLANPDMPRRFKIDAPLNQYIRDTFYTSDPTIGYTDYPFLEE, from the exons ATGGCTAATCAAATCCCCACCGCTCCTGATCTCTTCACTCCTTACAAGATGGGCAACTTTAATCTATCTCACAGAATCGTATTGGCTCCATTGACAAGACAAAGATCCTACAACAATGTTCCCCAACAATATGCCATCTTGTATTACTCTCAGAGAACCACCAAAGGAGGTTTATTAATAGCTGAGGCCACCGGTGTTTCTGACACTGCCCAAGG CTATCCTGATACACCTGGGATATGGACAAGAGAACAAGTTGAAGCATGGAAACCAATCGTGGATGCTGTTCATTGCAAAGGTGGAACATTCTTTTGTCAGATATGGCATGCAGGCAGAGTTTCAAATTCAG GTTTTCAACCAAATGGACAGGCTCCAATCTCGTCATCAGACAAGCCGCTGGCATCGCAAGTTCAGGCTGATGGAACTGATGTTGCCCAATTTACCTCTCCGAGACGTCTAAGGACAGATGAAATCCCTCAAATTGTCGACCATTTTAGGCTTGCTGCTAGGAATGCCATTGAAGCTG GTTTTGATGGAGTTGAAATCCATGGAGCTCATGGTTACCTTATTGATCAGTTCTTGAAAGATCAAGTGAACGACCGAACAGACCAATACGGAGGATCTATCAAAAACCGTTGTAGATTTGCTCTAGAAGTAGTTGAAGCAGCTGTAAATGAGATAGGTGGAGACAGAGTTGGGATAAGACTATCGCCGTTTGCCAATTACATGGAGGCGGGAGACTCAAATCCTAAAGCTTTGGGGATGTACATGGCagaaaatttgaacaaatatGGAATTTTGTACTGCCACATGGTGGAGCCACGGATGGAAACTGCTTCAGAGAAAGTTGAGACTCCTCACAGCCTGTTACCAATGAGAAAGGCATTCAAGGGTACATTCATAGCTGCTGGAGGGTATGATAAGGAAGATGGAAACAGAGCCATTGCTGAGGATCGAGCGGATCTCATTGCTTATGGACGTTTGTTTTTGGCAAATCCAGACATGCCAAGGAGATTCAAGATAGATGCTCCTCTCAACCAGTACATTAGAGATACTTTTTATACATCAGATCCTACGATTGGTTACACTGATTATCCCTTTTTGGAAGAGTAG